A region from the Leptospira venezuelensis genome encodes:
- a CDS encoding cytidylyltransferase domain-containing protein, with protein MSGILLTPKPKIRSLFAFIQARTGSTRFPKKVIRPIPSHSDKTILDHIHSRILKILPNSRIIYLIPDGDTELESFLEKKGMNHFSGPLEDVRLRYILAAKKFGADAILRLTGDNPFYDTTHLDLLLQTFIESDSDLAYFKGLPLGTGGEVFRTSALQNLSDSEQEERHREHVSIHIKEDPTKYKITAIPSLLTKEEGSRLANFRLTVDTTEDFETISNLLTQKSFESIGNFNTKEFLEWEKKEPSLFQKNLDVPQVKFNLPSPNQTIKGKIGVLVAPAKEFGSGHFSRTSLLYSFLPFRGWEPEWLSTFPKDGEYDILLIDYRDIDIPITYQKTKVLLLDHFGDDKKKYDFWDLLPHPQNDPNFDWSQILIPPNLISSAMSEEKNPDKEYGIFCYAGNLGKEESENLDRFLIQNSSKKRIRIGGTVPNTNGIEYFPRLSRVQYLQTLRSSETFLGYFGQSVFEALYLKIPSVTFSISPIHRELSSILEKYKIPFTDLNGETEFSLGIKSIGEDGYKLLLDKIDSL; from the coding sequence ATGAGTGGTATACTTTTAACGCCTAAACCTAAGATCCGCTCTCTATTCGCTTTTATTCAGGCGAGGACCGGATCTACAAGATTCCCTAAAAAAGTAATCCGTCCGATCCCTTCTCATTCGGATAAAACGATCTTAGATCATATTCATTCTCGAATCTTAAAGATCCTACCGAATTCCAGGATCATTTATCTGATCCCAGATGGAGATACTGAACTAGAATCTTTTTTGGAAAAGAAAGGAATGAATCACTTCTCTGGACCATTGGAAGATGTTCGCCTAAGATATATTCTTGCTGCAAAAAAATTCGGCGCGGATGCAATTCTTAGATTAACTGGAGACAATCCTTTTTACGATACAACTCATTTGGATCTACTTCTCCAAACATTTATAGAATCCGATTCGGATTTAGCTTATTTTAAAGGGTTACCTCTTGGAACAGGAGGAGAGGTTTTCAGAACTTCTGCACTTCAAAATCTTTCTGACTCAGAACAGGAGGAAAGACATAGAGAACATGTAAGCATTCATATTAAAGAAGATCCTACAAAATACAAAATCACCGCAATCCCAAGTCTGCTAACAAAAGAAGAAGGTTCCAGATTAGCAAATTTCAGACTGACCGTGGACACAACGGAAGATTTTGAAACGATCTCTAATCTACTGACCCAAAAATCATTCGAGTCGATCGGCAATTTTAATACAAAAGAATTTTTAGAATGGGAGAAGAAAGAACCTTCTCTATTCCAAAAAAATTTGGATGTCCCTCAGGTAAAATTTAATCTACCTTCTCCAAACCAAACGATCAAAGGAAAGATTGGCGTATTGGTCGCGCCCGCAAAAGAATTCGGTTCCGGACATTTTTCCAGAACTTCACTTTTGTATTCTTTTTTACCCTTTAGAGGTTGGGAACCAGAATGGCTTTCTACATTTCCAAAAGATGGAGAATATGATATTCTTCTAATAGATTATAGAGATATCGATATTCCGATCACTTACCAAAAAACAAAAGTCCTACTCCTAGATCATTTCGGTGATGACAAAAAGAAATACGATTTTTGGGATCTTCTTCCTCATCCACAAAATGATCCGAACTTTGATTGGAGCCAAATCTTAATTCCACCAAATCTAATTTCTTCTGCAATGAGTGAAGAAAAAAATCCGGATAAAGAATACGGAATTTTTTGTTACGCTGGAAACTTAGGAAAAGAAGAATCCGAAAATCTAGATAGATTCCTGATCCAAAATTCTTCTAAAAAAAGAATTAGGATCGGAGGAACTGTTCCTAATACGAATGGGATAGAATATTTTCCTAGACTTTCGCGAGTTCAGTATCTGCAAACACTCAGGTCTTCTGAAACCTTTCTAGGATACTTCGGCCAAAGTGTATTCGAGGCCTTATATTTAAAAATACCTTCTGTAACGTTCTCTATTTCGCCTATTCATAGAGAACTTTCTTCTATTTTAGAAAAATATAAAATTCCATTCACAGACTTAAACGGAGAGACAGAGTTTTCCTTAGGGATAAAGTCAATCGGTGAGGATGGATATAAACTTCTTCTCGATAAAATAGATTCTTTATAA
- a CDS encoding putative peptidyl-prolyl cis-trans isomerase, protein MLGIFPGSSASFSRKLALFTGIVSLSVLTSEIRPAESLNRIIATVGNQSISELDFDDAQDKYQKLTKYLKNEDMRKSLRTRIIDFLIDRAVVDSIAEDESIQVNEKRLESEIEKRMEFMGVTSRKQFEKAVESSSGMSYELWYTELPYQIKKTQLMQYKVPNHPPSDKDIRAWYAQNREKVGFEVQYRQIAISPNNDSITEESRIHKEASEIKKNVLSDPASFGLIAASPRNTDANLRARKGLMDWVSSFELYKTNRSVAVALSTIPVGSVSEVFRDERKRYCIVKVEGKRPTPLENVRQGIVNLLSREKEDENFIKWVRESRTTVPIQIFDDIYKKENKIPDQQETFTLD, encoded by the coding sequence GTGTTAGGAATTTTTCCCGGATCCTCAGCTTCATTTTCGCGCAAACTCGCCTTATTCACAGGTATAGTTTCTCTAAGTGTACTCACTTCGGAGATCCGACCTGCTGAATCCTTAAATAGGATTATCGCAACCGTGGGAAATCAATCCATCAGTGAATTGGATTTCGACGATGCTCAAGATAAGTACCAGAAACTTACCAAATATCTCAAAAACGAGGACATGAGAAAATCTCTTCGGACTCGTATCATAGACTTTTTGATAGATAGAGCCGTTGTGGATTCTATAGCGGAAGATGAATCCATCCAAGTGAATGAAAAAAGGTTAGAAAGCGAGATCGAAAAGAGAATGGAGTTTATGGGAGTTACTTCTCGTAAACAATTCGAAAAAGCAGTCGAATCCAGCTCCGGAATGTCTTACGAACTCTGGTATACGGAACTTCCATATCAAATCAAAAAGACTCAGCTTATGCAATACAAGGTGCCGAACCACCCACCCTCTGATAAAGATATTCGTGCATGGTATGCTCAGAATAGAGAGAAGGTAGGATTCGAAGTCCAATACAGACAGATTGCCATCTCTCCTAATAATGATTCTATCACAGAAGAATCTAGGATCCATAAAGAGGCGAGCGAGATCAAAAAAAATGTTCTATCTGATCCTGCGTCCTTTGGTTTAATCGCTGCTTCTCCTAGAAACACAGACGCAAACTTAAGAGCCAGAAAAGGACTTATGGATTGGGTCTCTTCTTTCGAATTATATAAAACAAATCGCTCAGTTGCAGTGGCATTATCTACTATACCCGTTGGCTCAGTATCAGAAGTATTCAGAGATGAAAGAAAACGTTATTGTATCGTTAAGGTAGAAGGGAAAAGACCCACTCCTTTAGAAAACGTTCGCCAAGGTATTGTAAATCTTCTAAGTCGCGAAAAAGAAGACGAAAATTTTATAAAATGGGTAAGAGAATCCAGGACCACTGTGCCGATACAGATCTTCGACGACATTTATAAAAAAGAGAACAAGATCCCGGACCAACAAGAAACATTTACCCTGGATTAA
- a CDS encoding spiro-SPASM protein — translation MKFPPQAIVFYLKEDLISVKGNIDQESQLHYLEFTLKKLSSVLKGIPVYSNRKLGSGEESKKIINQLGYSDFIMIQSNTEAGFFSEICDSLPSSRTGDAEWDETCFLVFDGFAPILDPNLTQELILRHEKYLAQYSYSENLPAGIVPRILSREFVRSLPAGYTGGTQDFLAKNINQFDTEIFYTSPDLRQWRLDFSANNPRSFRLLSSFLKEKENWKYDEIQSFLISRPEIFRSAPSYYEVELYRGCEYECNFCPRQNLKPEEDNLALDPQVLDKLLSQAEDQGLPYSVCFGGLGEPTLHPKFPELVQKTLASFNLKELFIESALYGDLSGFIKLLSSLKEEEKKKVSLIVNLTTRDKKSYSRLYGKDNLDQVLQNLAAVSNVLPKSSIHLQFLKIQEVDAELDSWYEQAQKEGYEIILQKYNSYSDTLPQRRASDLTPLGRDFCWHISRDIYLNATGEVSICKQTPGSKKHSLGNLNQDSLEQIWAKGNPFFTSSAKGAHESIPAPCLSCDEWYTFNA, via the coding sequence ATGAAATTTCCCCCCCAAGCTATCGTATTTTATCTAAAAGAAGATCTTATATCTGTAAAAGGAAATATAGATCAGGAAAGTCAGCTTCATTATTTAGAATTTACTCTTAAAAAATTATCTTCTGTATTAAAAGGAATTCCAGTTTATTCCAATCGTAAGCTCGGATCAGGAGAAGAATCCAAAAAGATAATCAATCAATTAGGATATTCTGATTTTATAATGATCCAATCCAATACAGAAGCAGGATTTTTTTCTGAGATATGTGACTCACTTCCCTCTTCCAGAACAGGAGATGCAGAATGGGACGAGACTTGCTTTTTAGTTTTTGATGGGTTTGCACCTATATTGGATCCCAATCTTACGCAAGAATTGATCCTTCGTCACGAAAAGTATCTGGCCCAGTATTCTTATTCTGAAAATCTTCCTGCGGGAATTGTTCCTAGGATTCTTTCCAGAGAATTTGTGAGAAGTTTGCCTGCGGGATATACAGGTGGAACCCAAGACTTTCTAGCGAAAAACATCAATCAATTCGATACTGAAATTTTTTATACTTCTCCTGATCTCAGACAATGGAGATTAGACTTCTCAGCGAATAATCCAAGATCTTTCAGATTATTATCTTCTTTTTTAAAAGAAAAGGAAAACTGGAAGTATGACGAGATCCAATCTTTCCTGATTTCCCGCCCTGAAATATTTCGTTCAGCTCCTAGCTACTACGAAGTGGAATTATACAGAGGTTGCGAATACGAATGCAATTTCTGCCCAAGACAAAATCTAAAACCAGAAGAAGATAATCTTGCCTTAGACCCCCAGGTTTTAGATAAACTTTTATCTCAAGCAGAAGACCAGGGACTTCCTTATAGTGTATGTTTTGGCGGATTAGGAGAACCAACACTTCATCCAAAGTTTCCTGAGCTTGTTCAAAAAACTTTAGCTTCTTTCAATCTAAAGGAATTATTTATAGAGTCCGCCTTATACGGCGACCTTTCTGGTTTTATCAAATTACTTTCCTCCTTAAAAGAAGAAGAAAAGAAGAAGGTCAGCTTGATCGTAAACCTGACCACCAGAGATAAAAAATCGTATTCTCGACTTTATGGAAAAGACAATCTAGATCAAGTATTACAAAATCTGGCAGCAGTTTCTAATGTTTTACCTAAGTCTTCGATCCATCTTCAATTCCTGAAAATCCAAGAGGTGGATGCGGAATTAGATTCCTGGTATGAACAAGCCCAAAAAGAAGGGTATGAAATCATTTTACAAAAATATAATTCTTATTCGGATACTCTTCCTCAGCGTAGAGCCTCAGATCTTACACCTTTAGGTCGCGATTTTTGTTGGCATATTTCTAGAGATATTTATTTGAATGCCACCGGAGAAGTTTCTATTTGCAAACAAACTCCTGGCTCTAAAAAACATTCTTTAGGAAATCTAAATCAGGATTCCTTAGAGCAAATTTGGGCAAAAGGAAATCCATTCTTCACTTCTTCCGCGAAAGGAGCACACGAATCCATCCCTGCCCCTTGCCTTTCCTGCGATGAGTGGTATACTTTTAACGCCTAA